One genomic segment of Chloroflexota bacterium includes these proteins:
- a CDS encoding RHO alpha subunit C-terminal catalytic domain-containing protein encodes KGYKQVVFTEIPCNWFQCQENSIDPVHVEWLHGRWSRVLGVGRGPEPQAHAKVGFDEFDHGIVYRRVFEGGTEQDEQWTVGRVCLWPNALYVGHFEWRVPIDDENTLSVAWFNVPVPGEAPFEQERIHYWNSPLTDENTGRWIDTHVMNQDFIAWVGQGALADRTQEHLGGSDQGIILMRRRMLEEARVVADGGEPKCVYRDPEANQMLYLPRQGRAREDQGLPPQFRNPDPTKAPRNVHLAKQPQWILDEMDSIWQERLAEVENYTPVEAEVE; translated from the coding sequence AAGGGCTACAAGCAGGTGGTCTTCACGGAGATCCCGTGCAACTGGTTCCAGTGCCAGGAGAACAGCATCGACCCCGTACACGTCGAGTGGCTGCACGGCCGCTGGTCTAGAGTGCTGGGCGTCGGGCGCGGGCCGGAGCCGCAGGCGCACGCGAAGGTCGGCTTCGACGAGTTCGATCACGGCATCGTTTACCGCCGAGTCTTCGAGGGCGGCACCGAGCAGGACGAGCAGTGGACCGTCGGCCGGGTCTGCCTGTGGCCGAACGCACTGTACGTCGGCCACTTCGAGTGGCGGGTGCCCATCGACGACGAGAACACGCTGAGCGTGGCGTGGTTCAACGTCCCTGTTCCCGGCGAGGCCCCCTTCGAGCAGGAGCGCATCCACTACTGGAACTCCCCGCTGACGGACGAGAACACGGGCCGCTGGATAGACACGCACGTCATGAACCAGGACTTCATCGCGTGGGTGGGCCAGGGCGCGCTGGCCGACCGAACGCAGGAGCACCTGGGCGGCAGCGACCAGGGCATCATCCTGATGCGCCGCCGCATGCTGGAGGAGGCCCGCGTGGTCGCCGACGGCGGTGAGCCCAAGTGCGTGTACCGCGACCCGGAGGCCAACCAGATGCTGTACCTGCCTCGACAGGGCCGGGCACGCGAGGACCAGGGCTTGCCGCCGCAGTTCCGCAACCCGGACCCCACCAAGGCGCCTCGCAATGTCCACCTCGCGAAGCAGCCGCAGTGGATCCTGGACGAGATGGACAGCATCTGGCAGGAGCGCCTTGCTGAGGTGGAGAACTACACCCCCGTCGAGGCGGAAGTAGAGTAG
- a CDS encoding homoserine dehydrogenase has translation MAEKSALGVGLLGLGVIGSHVASRLLDPGTAAAFGRPVELRRALVRRLDLPRSVALPDGVLTDDFADVLEDDGIDVVVEAMGGEHPALNHLTQLLSQGVSVVTANKEVVAKHGPALMAAARSSGAHLRYEASVGGGIPIIGPLQDDLLANDISSVRAIINGTTNYILTKMSQEGLAFGDALAQAQALGYAEPDPANDIEGRDAVYKLAILASLAFHTTVTPDQVHCEGITALEADDFQYAHELGYEIKLLAIAQRIDGAVQARVHPALLHRETMLAKVEGPFNAVEVEGDLVGPVVFHGRGAGPAPTASAIIGDLLACTRGEASDPGGSSPQWTPLPVRPMRDLETQYYLRISASDQPGVLAQIARAFSDHTISLASVIQKDADNQAGTADLVITTHPAREAAMQSALEDLKRLSVLTAVHNLLRVEAA, from the coding sequence ATGGCGGAAAAGAGCGCCCTGGGCGTAGGCCTGCTTGGCTTGGGCGTCATTGGCAGCCACGTAGCCTCCCGCCTGCTCGACCCCGGGACCGCCGCCGCCTTCGGACGCCCCGTCGAGCTGCGCAGGGCGCTGGTGCGGCGGCTGGACCTCCCCCGAAGCGTCGCGCTGCCTGACGGCGTGCTCACGGACGACTTCGCCGACGTGCTCGAGGACGACGGCATCGACGTCGTCGTGGAGGCCATGGGCGGGGAGCACCCCGCACTCAACCACCTCACGCAGCTCCTTTCGCAAGGCGTCAGCGTCGTCACCGCCAACAAAGAGGTAGTGGCCAAGCACGGCCCCGCGCTCATGGCGGCGGCGCGCTCGTCCGGCGCACACCTGCGCTACGAGGCCAGCGTCGGCGGAGGCATCCCCATCATCGGCCCGCTGCAGGACGACCTGCTGGCCAACGACATCAGCTCCGTGCGCGCTATCATCAACGGCACCACCAACTACATCCTGACCAAGATGTCGCAGGAGGGGCTGGCCTTTGGCGACGCGCTCGCGCAGGCGCAGGCACTGGGCTACGCGGAGCCCGACCCGGCCAACGACATAGAGGGGCGGGACGCGGTCTACAAGCTGGCCATCCTGGCCTCTCTGGCCTTCCACACCACCGTCACGCCGGACCAGGTGCACTGCGAGGGCATCACGGCGCTGGAGGCCGACGACTTCCAGTACGCCCACGAGCTTGGGTACGAGATCAAGCTGCTGGCCATCGCGCAGCGCATCGACGGGGCCGTGCAGGCTCGCGTCCACCCGGCGCTGCTGCACCGCGAGACGATGCTGGCGAAAGTGGAGGGCCCCTTCAACGCCGTCGAGGTCGAGGGCGACCTTGTGGGGCCCGTGGTGTTCCACGGACGCGGCGCGGGCCCTGCGCCAACTGCCAGCGCCATCATCGGCGACCTGCTGGCCTGCACGCGGGGCGAGGCGTCGGATCCCGGCGGGTCGAGCCCGCAGTGGACGCCGCTGCCGGTGCGGCCGATGCGTGACCTTGAGACGCAGTACTACCTGCGCATAAGCGCGTCAGACCAGCCGGGCGTGCTGGCGCAGATCGCCCGGGCCTTTAGCGACCACACCATCAGCCTCGCGTCCGTGATCCAGAAGGACGCCGACAACCAGGCGGGGACGGCGGACCTGGTCATCACGACACACCCCGCCCGCGAGGCGGCCATGCAGTCCGCGCTGGAGGACCTGAAGCGGCTCTCCGTGCTGACGGCGGTGCACAACCTGCTGCGCGTGGAAGCGGCGTGA
- the rpsF gene encoding 30S ribosomal protein S6: MANPRAYELVVVLSPALDQEEVDGTMERIHGIITGAGGELTNQESWGMRRLAYPIQDYTEGNYFLTQFTTDPDQTRPLENALGLSEDILRHLLIRIDN; encoded by the coding sequence TTGGCGAACCCGAGAGCATATGAGCTAGTTGTGGTCTTGAGCCCGGCCCTGGACCAGGAGGAGGTGGATGGGACCATGGAGCGCATCCATGGAATCATCACGGGAGCGGGTGGAGAGCTGACCAACCAGGAGAGCTGGGGCATGCGTCGCCTGGCCTATCCAATCCAGGACTACACGGAGGGGAACTACTTCCTCACCCAGTTCACCACGGACCCGGACCAGACACGGCCGCTGGAGAACGCCCTTGGGCTGTCCGAGGACATTCTGCGGCACTTGCTGATTCGCATAGACAACTAG
- the rpsR gene encoding 30S ribosomal protein S18, with product MTTTGEQSRPPTGAPGGGPSGPRPSGGPSGPRPGGGPRGRAGGGRGRRFYPPRRRVCAFCVEKKIVIDYKNVGMLRRYITERARISPRRRTGTCARHQRILAEAIKRARQIAMLPFTPDHIRVTGWHG from the coding sequence ATGACAACGACTGGAGAGCAATCCAGACCGCCGACGGGAGCGCCGGGCGGCGGGCCATCCGGGCCGCGCCCGAGCGGAGGTCCTTCAGGGCCGCGCCCGGGCGGGGGTCCGCGGGGCCGCGCCGGCGGCGGGCGAGGACGCCGCTTCTATCCGCCGCGTCGGCGCGTATGCGCCTTTTGCGTGGAGAAGAAGATCGTCATCGACTACAAGAACGTCGGGATGCTGCGCCGCTACATCACGGAGCGGGCGCGCATCAGCCCGCGGCGCCGCACCGGCACCTGCGCCCGGCACCAGCGCATCCTCGCGGAAGCCATCAAGCGGGCGCGGCAGATCGCGATGCTGCCCTTCACCCCGGACCACATCCGGGTCACGGGCTGGCACGGCTAG
- the ssb gene encoding single-stranded DNA-binding protein: MVSMNKITIIGHLGRDPEMRYTPQGTAVTDFSVATSRAYTDGMGERREETDWFRVSAWRQLAELCNQYLQKGSLVYVEGRLHVRTYEANDGSTRFSSDVTANEVRFLNRPDRDSQGAAGSGFGSGPTEPDDLPF; this comes from the coding sequence ATGGTCAGCATGAACAAAATTACCATCATCGGCCACTTGGGCCGTGACCCGGAGATGCGTTACACGCCACAGGGCACGGCAGTGACGGACTTTTCCGTTGCCACCTCACGCGCCTACACGGACGGCATGGGGGAACGGCGCGAGGAGACAGACTGGTTTCGCGTCAGCGCGTGGCGACAGCTGGCGGAACTCTGCAACCAATACCTGCAGAAGGGCAGCCTGGTGTACGTCGAGGGCCGCCTGCATGTCCGCACCTACGAGGCGAACGATGGAAGCACGCGCTTTTCCAGTGACGTAACAGCCAATGAAGTCCGGTTTCTAAATCGCCCTGACCGGGACAGCCAGGGCGCTGCCGGCAGCGGGTTCGGCAGCGGGCCGACGGAGCCCGACGACCTGCCCTTCTAG
- a CDS encoding SurA N-terminal domain-containing protein, translated as MERQRILAANLGRRNRGSNLQREKGRQRVAIGIAVVVVLLVIAIPIYGWVTTFVLPPREVIVRVNDVEYDMGYLVKLMRMVQRQTEAGGQTVNLGTVPFQLVQDLATNELIVQGAQARGIQVTDEELDAELRLRVLGPVDPESTSTPAEIETEFQETYRQFLNQVQVTDDEYRDIVARDMYRIRLEEVLGETVPKEQEHVHLYALAVQTQEDVEEIRTKFARGSTFTELVEEYAQDPETLRREGEVDWVPRGVLEEGVGGYIFDELQVGELSEGIPDFDPNTGQDYFIIYYVPEREASRTVSEQNLESLQSKVVSDWVIEERNRQDVVTDFDSTQYAWLAKKLRLTTIIPTPAAR; from the coding sequence GTGGAAAGACAGCGAATTTTGGCAGCCAACCTCGGCAGGCGCAACCGAGGGTCCAACCTGCAGCGCGAAAAGGGCCGGCAGCGCGTCGCCATCGGCATCGCGGTGGTCGTCGTCCTGCTGGTCATCGCCATCCCCATCTACGGCTGGGTGACCACCTTCGTGCTGCCCCCGCGCGAGGTCATCGTCCGCGTCAACGACGTTGAGTACGACATGGGCTACCTGGTGAAGCTGATGCGCATGGTGCAGCGGCAAACCGAGGCCGGCGGGCAGACCGTGAACCTCGGCACCGTGCCGTTCCAACTGGTGCAGGACCTGGCGACCAACGAGCTCATCGTCCAAGGCGCGCAGGCGCGGGGGATTCAGGTAACCGACGAGGAGCTGGACGCGGAACTGCGGCTGCGCGTCCTCGGCCCGGTCGACCCGGAGTCCACGTCGACGCCTGCCGAGATCGAGACGGAGTTTCAGGAGACCTACCGCCAGTTTCTGAACCAGGTCCAGGTCACGGATGACGAATACCGGGATATCGTCGCGCGAGACATGTACCGGATCAGGCTCGAGGAGGTCCTGGGCGAAACCGTCCCGAAGGAGCAGGAGCACGTTCACCTGTACGCGCTGGCCGTGCAGACCCAAGAGGACGTGGAGGAGATCCGCACCAAGTTTGCGCGCGGCTCGACCTTCACGGAGCTCGTGGAGGAGTACGCCCAGGACCCCGAGACGCTCCGCCGCGAGGGCGAGGTAGACTGGGTGCCGCGCGGCGTTCTGGAGGAGGGCGTCGGGGGCTACATCTTCGACGAGCTCCAGGTGGGCGAACTCTCTGAGGGCATTCCCGACTTCGACCCCAATACCGGCCAGGACTACTTCATCATCTACTACGTGCCGGAGCGGGAGGCGTCCCGCACAGTCTCGGAGCAGAACCTGGAGAGCCTGCAGTCAAAGGTCGTGTCCGACTGGGTCATCGAGGAGCGGAACCGGCAGGACGTGGTGACGGACTTCGACTCCACCCAGTACGCGTGGCTCGCCAAGAAACTCCGCCTGACCACGATCATCCCCACACCCGCGGCTCGGTAG